The Streptomonospora litoralis genome window below encodes:
- a CDS encoding S9 family peptidase, whose protein sequence is MVHTWYDPEEYVGLRRVGGLVLSPDGTRLIAPVTELKADGRGFRTALWELDPAGAAEPRRLTRSAAGESGPAFLPDGSLLFVSGRPDPDAASSADAPSLWLLPAGGGEARCVAQHPGGFGALAVARRAGTVVYTSEVHPGAADAEADAQARKARTDAGVSAILHESFPVRSWDRDLGPARPRLFTAAAPADSGAGLGAPADLTPEPGMGLFDRNPDITPDGATVVTDWSVATGGGARRERLVAVDAATGERRVLAADADYHFSAPAVSPDGRRVVARREFDGEEGPGGEPRDTTLWLVDLATGEGRDLLPEHDLWPAEYAWTPDSSAVLFSADDDGRCPVFRIGTEPASGGPVRITADDGAYSGLNPAPTGTALFALRHSVDEPPTPVRIEDASAPGAHPVRLRSPQQRLELPGTLTEIETEADDGMRIRGWLVLPAGASAESPAPLVLWVHGGPYMSFNGWSWRWNPWLLAARGYAVLLPDPALSTGYGPRMRRRAWGSWGERTFADLMAATDAAAAREDVDGSRTGAMGGSFGGYMANWIAGHTDRFSAVVTHASLWSLEAFSGATDYPADWMAEFGRPADNPERYRSASPDSSAAEIRTPMLVIHGDKDYRVPIGEGLRLWWDLVSRDADAKFLYFPDENHWILAPGNIKVWYETVLAFLDHHVLGKDWERPALL, encoded by the coding sequence GTGGTTCACACCTGGTATGACCCCGAGGAGTACGTCGGACTGCGGCGCGTGGGGGGACTGGTCCTCTCTCCCGACGGCACCCGGCTGATCGCCCCCGTCACCGAGCTCAAGGCGGACGGGCGCGGCTTCCGCACCGCCCTGTGGGAACTCGACCCCGCCGGCGCGGCCGAGCCCCGCCGACTGACGCGCTCCGCCGCGGGCGAGAGCGGCCCCGCCTTCCTGCCCGACGGCTCCCTGCTGTTCGTCTCGGGCCGCCCCGACCCCGACGCGGCCTCTTCCGCGGACGCCCCGTCGCTGTGGCTGCTGCCCGCGGGCGGGGGCGAGGCCCGCTGCGTGGCCCAGCACCCCGGCGGCTTCGGCGCCCTCGCCGTCGCCCGCCGTGCCGGAACCGTCGTCTACACCTCCGAGGTGCACCCCGGCGCCGCCGACGCCGAAGCCGACGCACAGGCCCGCAAGGCCCGCACCGACGCGGGCGTGAGCGCGATCCTGCACGAGTCCTTCCCCGTCCGGAGCTGGGACCGCGACCTCGGCCCGGCCCGCCCTCGGCTGTTCACCGCGGCTGCACCCGCCGACTCCGGCGCCGGGCTCGGCGCTCCCGCCGACCTCACCCCCGAACCGGGCATGGGCCTGTTCGACCGGAATCCCGACATCACCCCCGACGGCGCCACCGTCGTCACCGACTGGAGCGTGGCCACCGGTGGCGGCGCCCGTCGCGAACGGTTGGTCGCCGTCGACGCCGCCACCGGTGAGCGGCGCGTGCTCGCCGCCGACGCCGACTACCACTTCAGCGCCCCCGCGGTCTCGCCCGACGGCCGCCGCGTCGTGGCACGCCGCGAGTTCGACGGCGAGGAGGGCCCCGGCGGCGAACCCCGCGACACCACCCTGTGGCTGGTGGACCTGGCCACCGGAGAAGGTCGCGACCTGCTGCCCGAGCACGACCTGTGGCCCGCTGAGTACGCCTGGACCCCCGACTCCTCGGCCGTACTGTTCAGCGCCGACGACGACGGCCGCTGCCCCGTCTTCCGTATCGGCACCGAGCCGGCTTCCGGCGGGCCCGTGCGCATCACCGCCGACGACGGCGCCTACTCGGGGCTCAACCCCGCGCCCACGGGCACCGCGCTCTTCGCGCTGCGCCACTCCGTGGACGAGCCGCCCACGCCCGTACGGATCGAGGACGCATCCGCCCCGGGCGCGCACCCGGTGCGGCTCCGCTCGCCGCAGCAGCGGCTGGAGCTGCCCGGCACCCTGACCGAAATCGAGACCGAGGCCGACGACGGCATGCGCATCCGCGGCTGGCTGGTGCTGCCCGCGGGCGCCTCGGCCGAGTCGCCCGCGCCGCTGGTCCTGTGGGTGCACGGCGGCCCCTACATGAGCTTCAACGGCTGGTCCTGGCGGTGGAATCCGTGGCTGCTCGCCGCCCGCGGCTACGCGGTGCTGCTACCCGACCCGGCGCTGTCCACCGGCTACGGCCCCCGCATGCGCCGCCGCGCCTGGGGCTCGTGGGGCGAGCGCACCTTCGCCGACCTGATGGCCGCGACCGATGCCGCCGCCGCACGGGAGGACGTCGACGGCTCCCGCACCGGTGCCATGGGGGGCTCCTTCGGCGGCTACATGGCCAACTGGATCGCCGGGCACACCGACCGCTTCTCGGCCGTGGTCACCCACGCCTCGCTCTGGTCGCTGGAGGCGTTCTCCGGGGCGACCGACTACCCCGCCGACTGGATGGCCGAGTTCGGCCGCCCCGCCGACAACCCCGAGCGCTACCGCAGCGCCTCGCCGGACTCCAGTGCCGCCGAGATCCGCACGCCCATGCTGGTCATCCACGGCGACAAGGACTACCGGGTGCCCATCGGGGAGGGGCTGCGGCTGTGGTGGGACCTCGTCAGCCGCGACGCCGACGCCAAGTTCCTGTACTTCCCCGATGAGAACCACTGGATCCTCGCACCGGGCAACATCAAGGTCTGGTACGAAACCGTGCTCGCCTTCCTCGACCACCACGTGCTCGGCAAGGACTGGGAGCGGCCGGCCCTGCTGTGA
- the sepH gene encoding septation protein SepH, which produces MHELRLAAVSEDGTYLVLASAGRGTRFMLPVDDRLRAAVRGQFSRLGQYEIEVENPLRPKEIQARIRSGETAEAISELSGIPIERVRWFESPVLQEREYIAQQAQRASVRRQGESAPGPVLGDLVTGRIGGHQLETGDAVWDSWKREDGTWQLKLAFLVAGEERIAHWLYEPRRRSVTPVDEEAVRFLAPDADEPLDLGPGSANVTPFVPRRQGSAPEPPRPEPARPEPARPEPARPDSPLPSAPSAPQPTEEAPAPPDPPERREGPAAGRTRITPGRVAPAARESAAEPTAPQRPEPAPTEQQPPAAREAGEAPAASDEAPDPAAPEPAEAPQPAERPERPAAGRTTVADAEPPAAQRQSADAGRGSDQPEPKERPAARRQEPPVSAAAAGTTGPSGGGNSRRKGRGRRASVPSWDEIMFGSKKSE; this is translated from the coding sequence ATGCACGAGCTTCGCCTCGCCGCCGTCAGCGAGGACGGCACTTACCTGGTATTGGCGAGTGCCGGTCGTGGGACCCGTTTCATGCTGCCCGTCGACGACCGTCTCCGCGCTGCCGTGCGCGGACAGTTCTCCCGGCTCGGCCAGTACGAGATCGAAGTGGAGAATCCGTTGCGCCCCAAGGAAATCCAGGCTCGGATCCGCTCGGGTGAGACCGCCGAGGCGATCTCGGAACTTTCCGGGATCCCCATCGAGCGTGTCCGCTGGTTCGAAAGCCCCGTGCTCCAGGAGCGCGAGTACATCGCCCAGCAGGCGCAGCGCGCCTCGGTGCGGCGCCAGGGCGAGTCGGCGCCAGGACCGGTGCTGGGCGATCTCGTGACCGGGCGCATCGGCGGCCACCAGTTGGAGACCGGAGACGCCGTCTGGGACTCCTGGAAGCGGGAGGACGGCACCTGGCAGCTCAAGCTGGCCTTCCTCGTGGCCGGTGAGGAGCGCATCGCCCACTGGCTCTACGAGCCGCGGCGCCGGTCGGTGACCCCGGTGGACGAGGAGGCGGTGCGCTTCCTCGCACCCGACGCCGACGAGCCGCTGGACCTGGGCCCGGGCAGCGCGAACGTCACACCTTTCGTCCCGCGGCGCCAGGGGTCCGCCCCCGAGCCCCCGCGCCCCGAGCCCGCGCGTCCGGAGCCTGCCCGCCCCGAGCCCGCCCGACCGGACTCCCCGCTGCCCTCCGCCCCGAGCGCACCGCAGCCAACCGAGGAGGCTCCGGCGCCGCCCGACCCGCCTGAGCGCCGCGAGGGGCCCGCGGCGGGCCGTACCCGCATCACTCCCGGCCGCGTCGCACCGGCGGCACGCGAGAGCGCTGCGGAGCCGACCGCGCCGCAGCGGCCGGAGCCCGCCCCGACCGAGCAGCAGCCCCCGGCGGCGCGGGAGGCGGGCGAGGCGCCCGCAGCCTCGGACGAGGCTCCCGACCCCGCCGCGCCCGAGCCCGCCGAGGCGCCGCAGCCTGCCGAGCGCCCCGAGCGCCCGGCAGCGGGGCGCACGACCGTAGCCGACGCCGAGCCGCCCGCGGCGCAGCGTCAGTCGGCCGACGCCGGACGCGGGTCCGACCAGCCCGAACCCAAGGAGCGTCCCGCCGCCCGGCGCCAGGAGCCCCCCGTCTCGGCGGCCGCCGCCGGCACCACCGGCCCCTCCGGCGGCGGGAACTCGCGACGCAAGGGCCGCGGCCGCCGCGCCTCGGTGCCCTCCTGGGACGAGATCATGTTCGGCTCGAAGAAGTCGGAGTAG
- a CDS encoding inositol monophosphatase family protein, whose product MSTTPSEDRAALLALAVEAAQEGGRAAAEGQAGIGVLDTKSSPTDVVTEMDRSVEASIRKRIHGIRPGDPVLGEEGGAEPGQGAVRWIVDPIDGTVNYLYGRAEWAVSIAAETGGEVVAGAVYAPARGDLYTAVLGGGAFCNGEPISAAPAVPLELALVATGFGYDAGRRAQQAEVLRAVLPRIRDIRRGGSASVDLCELARGRSDAYYERGLNQWDWGAAALIAQEAGARVGGLHGAPPNSELLIAAPPELFAQLHDLLAPLGADTDVPAAG is encoded by the coding sequence ATGTCCACGACACCGAGTGAGGACCGGGCGGCGCTGCTGGCCCTGGCGGTGGAGGCCGCCCAGGAGGGCGGTCGCGCCGCGGCCGAGGGCCAGGCCGGGATCGGGGTCCTCGACACCAAGTCCTCGCCCACCGACGTCGTCACCGAGATGGACCGCTCGGTCGAGGCGTCGATCCGCAAACGCATCCACGGGATCCGCCCCGGCGATCCCGTGCTGGGGGAGGAAGGCGGCGCCGAGCCCGGCCAGGGCGCCGTCCGCTGGATCGTCGACCCCATCGACGGCACCGTCAACTACCTCTACGGCCGGGCTGAGTGGGCCGTGTCCATCGCCGCGGAGACCGGCGGCGAGGTGGTGGCGGGCGCGGTCTACGCACCCGCGCGCGGCGACCTGTACACCGCTGTGCTCGGTGGCGGGGCGTTCTGCAACGGCGAGCCCATCAGCGCGGCGCCGGCCGTCCCGCTGGAGTTGGCGCTGGTGGCCACCGGGTTCGGCTACGACGCCGGGCGGCGGGCCCAGCAGGCCGAGGTGCTGCGCGCGGTACTGCCGCGCATCCGCGACATCCGGCGCGGCGGCTCGGCCTCCGTTGACCTGTGCGAGCTGGCGCGCGGCCGTTCCGACGCCTACTACGAGCGCGGGCTCAACCAGTGGGACTGGGGCGCTGCGGCCCTCATCGCCCAGGAGGCCGGCGCCCGGGTCGGCGGCCTGCACGGCGCACCGCCCAACTCCGAGCTGCTGATCGCGGCCCCGCCCGAGCTGTTCGCGCAGCTGCACGATCTGCTCGCCCCGCTGGGCGCCGACACCGACGTCCCCGCGGCGGGCTGA
- a CDS encoding D-arabinono-1,4-lactone oxidase, whose product MSTVSWRTWGRTQQARPLRIASPSTTAGVAAAVRTAAEEGLRIRMVGAGHSFTGVALTDGVLLSPTGLARLRGVDAEAGTVTVEAGLPLCDLNEALHARGLALANMGDIAVQTAAGAIQTGTHGTGRDSGGLAAQVCGMELVLADGSVVECSAEREAELFAAARVGLGAFGVVTALTLRTDPAFLLHAREEPMRLEEVLERLPQLRAENEHFEFFWFPHTGRTNTKRNNRTAGPAEPLRPWRAWLDDDFLSNTVFEGVNRLGRRAPAAIPAINQVAARALSARGYTDASHRVFASTRRVRFVETEYAVPAEALPDVLAEIRRILDSGRHRIGFPIEVRFAPADDVWLSTAYGRDTAYVAAHVYHRRPYADYFRELEAVFTAAAGRPHWGKLHTRGPDYLGGVYPRFEAAMAVRDRVDPDRRFANAYLDSVLGA is encoded by the coding sequence ATGAGTACTGTGTCGTGGCGCACATGGGGGCGGACGCAGCAGGCCCGGCCGCTGCGGATCGCGTCCCCGTCGACGACGGCGGGCGTGGCCGCGGCGGTGCGCACGGCCGCCGAGGAGGGGCTGCGCATCCGCATGGTCGGGGCGGGCCATTCGTTCACCGGGGTGGCCCTCACCGACGGTGTGCTGCTCTCGCCCACCGGACTGGCGCGCCTGCGCGGCGTCGACGCAGAGGCGGGCACGGTGACGGTGGAGGCGGGCCTGCCGCTGTGCGACCTCAACGAGGCGCTGCACGCACGCGGGCTGGCGCTGGCCAACATGGGCGACATCGCCGTGCAGACGGCTGCGGGCGCGATCCAGACGGGCACCCACGGCACCGGCCGCGACAGCGGCGGGCTGGCGGCCCAGGTCTGCGGAATGGAGCTGGTGCTGGCCGACGGTTCGGTGGTGGAGTGCTCGGCCGAGCGCGAGGCCGAGCTGTTCGCGGCGGCGCGCGTCGGGTTGGGGGCCTTCGGCGTCGTCACGGCGCTCACTCTGCGGACAGATCCGGCGTTCCTGCTGCACGCGCGTGAGGAGCCGATGCGGCTGGAGGAGGTGCTGGAGCGGCTGCCGCAGCTGCGGGCGGAGAACGAGCACTTCGAGTTCTTCTGGTTCCCGCATACCGGGCGCACCAACACCAAGCGCAACAACCGGACAGCGGGGCCGGCCGAGCCGCTGCGTCCGTGGCGGGCTTGGCTGGACGACGATTTCCTGTCCAACACCGTCTTCGAGGGGGTGAACCGGCTGGGGCGGCGGGCCCCCGCTGCCATCCCCGCGATCAACCAGGTCGCGGCCCGAGCGCTGTCGGCGCGCGGCTACACCGACGCCTCGCACCGGGTTTTCGCGAGCACGCGGCGGGTGCGGTTCGTGGAGACGGAGTACGCCGTGCCCGCCGAGGCCCTGCCCGACGTGCTCGCCGAGATCCGCCGCATCCTCGACTCGGGGCGGCACCGCATCGGTTTCCCGATCGAGGTCCGCTTCGCACCGGCCGACGACGTGTGGCTGTCGACGGCCTACGGGCGCGACACCGCCTACGTGGCCGCGCACGTCTACCACCGGAGGCCCTACGCCGACTATTTCCGCGAACTGGAGGCGGTGTTCACCGCGGCGGCGGGCCGGCCGCACTGGGGCAAGCTGCACACGCGCGGCCCCGACTACCTCGGCGGCGTCTACCCGCGGTTCGAGGCGGCGATGGCGGTGCGCGACCGGGTGGACCCCGACCGCCGGTTCGCCAACGCCTACCTCGACTCGGTGCTGGGCGCCTGA
- a CDS encoding ICP22 family protein, producing MTDEEDAGGRKRLDLSASQVVGGGVATMTAATAASYLGVYGTIIGAAVMSVISTAGTAVFSHWMQQGGRKARGLAGRQAGRTHREDSARGTLAHSGPGAGDGDTLLAAASEPGADGEQQRDEAPAGSVEETRALPLLGADGPAEADERAHHAEEQPGGDEARRPRWRPAWPGWRRLALPAAAVFLGVMGVVLVFELFTGQSLSDTVHGRQTASAPTILGGGSTGGEQEGDEPAPEATPTGGTRQDGGPAGDPSAPVEQQPEEGATGAPQQPETGTDGQDTEQEETSAPQEDTGDTGDTGEQEPGTEPGGGSGPGGQGGVVEPGRPSP from the coding sequence ATGACCGACGAGGAGGACGCGGGAGGCCGCAAACGCCTCGACCTGAGCGCATCGCAGGTCGTCGGCGGCGGCGTGGCCACGATGACCGCCGCGACGGCGGCCTCGTACCTGGGCGTCTACGGCACCATCATCGGCGCGGCGGTGATGAGCGTGATCAGTACCGCGGGCACGGCCGTCTTCTCCCACTGGATGCAGCAGGGCGGCCGCAAAGCCCGCGGACTGGCGGGCCGCCAAGCCGGGCGCACGCACCGCGAGGACAGCGCCCGCGGCACCCTGGCCCACTCCGGCCCCGGCGCCGGAGACGGCGACACCCTGCTGGCCGCGGCGAGCGAGCCGGGCGCCGACGGCGAGCAGCAGCGCGACGAGGCCCCGGCCGGATCGGTCGAGGAGACCCGGGCGCTGCCCCTGCTCGGCGCGGACGGCCCTGCCGAGGCCGACGAAAGAGCCCATCACGCCGAGGAACAACCCGGCGGCGACGAGGCGCGGCGACCGCGTTGGCGCCCGGCCTGGCCGGGCTGGCGCCGCCTGGCTCTGCCGGCCGCCGCGGTGTTCCTCGGCGTGATGGGCGTGGTGCTGGTGTTCGAACTGTTCACCGGCCAGTCGCTGTCGGACACGGTGCACGGTCGGCAGACGGCCTCGGCGCCCACGATCCTGGGCGGCGGCTCCACCGGCGGTGAGCAGGAGGGCGACGAGCCGGCTCCGGAGGCCACCCCCACCGGCGGCACCCGGCAGGACGGCGGTCCCGCCGGGGACCCGAGCGCGCCCGTCGAGCAGCAGCCGGAGGAGGGCGCCACCGGGGCCCCGCAGCAGCCCGAGACCGGAACGGACGGCCAGGACACCGAGCAGGAGGAGACCTCCGCCCCCCAGGAGGACACCGGGGACACCGGGGATACCGGCGAGCAGGAGCCGGGGACCGAGCCCGGCGGCGGTTCCGGACCCGGCGGCCAGGGCGGCGTCGTGGAACCGGGCCGGCCTTCGCCGTGA
- a CDS encoding sensor histidine kinase, with amino-acid sequence MTAPEQRPDNGASPQEVAPTPPGDTGTWRRLSAEPSASSAKPPGPVAGGVYRFTDNLSLRARLTLIYGMLFFAAGSLLVLLNYIIVAGLLDNLNFTMPNTAPAELEEYKTEWIEMVLAEVTRFSVIALVIVGLLAVGLGYFVAGRALSPLHKITHIARRLSERSLHERIALDGPDDEIRELADTFDGMLERLDRAFDGQRRFVANASHELRTPLAINRTLLEVALSDPDASADLKTVGRTLLETNSRHERLIDGLLFLAKSDRELDVRTQVDVGEVVESVLSQLTEELEKSDVTLRTDLRGAGVIGDPVLLERLVANLMENALRYNVSGGEITVRSGIYENSPAVQVENSGPVIAGYEIEGLFEPFRRASGDRVKSGRSAGLGLSIVRSVVRAHGASVSVWPRQGGGLVVTVRFPGEHRDASASPAR; translated from the coding sequence TTGACCGCGCCGGAACAGCGCCCGGACAACGGCGCCTCCCCGCAGGAGGTGGCGCCGACTCCGCCGGGGGACACCGGAACCTGGCGGCGGCTCTCCGCCGAGCCCTCCGCATCCTCGGCCAAGCCGCCGGGGCCGGTCGCCGGCGGCGTTTACCGCTTCACCGACAACCTCAGCCTGCGCGCGCGCCTCACCCTGATCTACGGGATGCTGTTCTTCGCCGCCGGGTCGCTGCTGGTGCTGCTGAACTACATCATCGTGGCGGGGCTGCTCGACAACCTCAATTTCACGATGCCCAACACCGCCCCGGCCGAGCTGGAGGAATACAAGACCGAGTGGATCGAGATGGTGCTGGCCGAGGTCACCCGCTTCTCGGTCATCGCCCTGGTCATCGTGGGCCTGCTGGCCGTCGGGCTGGGCTACTTCGTCGCGGGCCGTGCACTGTCGCCGCTGCACAAGATCACCCATATCGCGCGGCGGCTCTCCGAGCGCTCCCTGCACGAGCGCATCGCCCTGGACGGCCCCGACGACGAGATCCGCGAGCTGGCCGACACCTTCGACGGGATGCTGGAGCGTCTGGACCGCGCCTTCGACGGCCAGCGCCGCTTCGTCGCCAACGCCTCCCATGAACTGCGCACCCCGCTGGCCATCAACCGCACGCTGCTGGAGGTCGCCCTCAGCGACCCCGACGCCTCCGCCGACCTGAAAACCGTCGGCCGCACGCTGCTGGAGACCAACTCCCGCCACGAGCGCCTCATCGACGGCCTGCTGTTCCTGGCCAAGAGCGACCGCGAACTCGACGTGCGCACCCAGGTCGACGTGGGCGAGGTCGTGGAGTCCGTGCTCAGCCAGCTCACCGAGGAGCTGGAGAAGTCGGACGTGACCCTGCGCACCGATCTGCGCGGCGCCGGGGTCATCGGCGACCCCGTGCTGCTGGAGCGCCTGGTGGCCAATCTGATGGAGAACGCGCTGCGCTACAACGTCAGCGGCGGTGAGATCACCGTGCGCTCGGGCATCTACGAGAACTCCCCGGCGGTGCAGGTGGAGAACTCCGGTCCGGTCATCGCCGGATACGAGATCGAGGGCCTGTTCGAGCCGTTCCGCCGGGCCTCGGGCGACCGCGTCAAATCCGGGCGCAGCGCCGGGCTGGGCCTGTCGATCGTGCGCTCGGTCGTGCGTGCGCACGGCGCGTCGGTCAGTGTCTGGCCGCGCCAGGGCGGCGGCCTCGTCGTCACCGTGCGCTTCCCCGGCGAGCACCGCGACGCGTCGGCCTCGCCCGCCAGGTAG
- a CDS encoding DUF4235 domain-containing protein — MAKKRNGEFAAQVVGSVTALAAAFVARKALTFAWTQATGKAPPTEPESPDVSLSEALGWAVVTGVGMEVTRVLAVRAAYRRFFDAGHQSGVVGIDVDVD, encoded by the coding sequence ATGGCTAAGAAGAGGAACGGTGAGTTCGCCGCACAGGTCGTCGGCAGCGTCACCGCTCTTGCGGCGGCCTTCGTCGCCCGCAAGGCACTGACGTTCGCCTGGACCCAGGCCACCGGCAAGGCTCCGCCGACCGAGCCGGAGTCCCCGGACGTCAGTCTGAGTGAGGCGCTGGGCTGGGCCGTGGTCACCGGTGTCGGCATGGAGGTCACCCGCGTGCTCGCGGTGCGCGCCGCCTACCGCCGGTTCTTCGACGCGGGCCACCAGAGCGGCGTCGTGGGCATCGACGTGGACGTCGACTGA
- a CDS encoding ferrochelatase: MPYEPYDAFLLVSFGGPEAEDDVIPFLENVTRGRNIPRERLAEVGQHYYLYGGVSPINEQCRELIAALQADFAGAGVELPIYWGNRFWNPMLSDTVARMAADGVRRVVAMATSAYSNYSSHRAYLDDIAAAREAVGPEAPDIELIRPFFDHPGFVEPLVEHTLDALDRLPRDQRGGARLLFSAHSIPTAMAEASGAPGNDHGPGGAYVAQLGEVARLVSERLGEEHPYDLVYQSRSGPPSQPWLEPDVNDRLAELAEQGTTAVVVVPYGFVSDHMEVKYDLDNEASETARELGLHYVRALSPGTHPRFVTMARELVAERAAWAEPFGLTSLPACHDCPEGCCRQG; encoded by the coding sequence ATGCCCTACGAGCCCTACGACGCCTTCCTGCTCGTGTCCTTCGGTGGCCCCGAAGCCGAGGACGACGTCATACCGTTCCTGGAGAACGTCACCCGCGGCCGCAACATCCCCCGGGAACGCCTGGCCGAAGTCGGACAGCACTACTACCTCTACGGCGGTGTCAGTCCGATCAACGAGCAGTGCCGGGAGCTGATCGCCGCCCTGCAGGCCGACTTCGCCGGCGCCGGCGTGGAGCTGCCGATCTACTGGGGCAACCGGTTCTGGAACCCGATGCTGAGCGACACCGTCGCCCGGATGGCCGCAGACGGCGTGCGGCGGGTCGTGGCGATGGCGACCTCGGCCTACAGCAACTACTCCAGCCACCGGGCCTACCTCGACGACATCGCCGCCGCGCGCGAGGCGGTCGGCCCCGAGGCCCCCGACATCGAACTGATCCGGCCCTTCTTCGACCACCCCGGCTTCGTCGAGCCGCTGGTGGAGCACACCCTCGACGCCCTCGACCGGCTCCCCCGGGACCAGCGCGGCGGCGCCCGCCTGCTGTTCTCCGCGCACTCCATCCCCACCGCGATGGCCGAGGCCAGCGGCGCGCCCGGCAACGACCACGGCCCCGGCGGCGCCTACGTCGCCCAGCTCGGCGAGGTCGCCCGCCTGGTCAGTGAACGGCTGGGCGAGGAGCACCCCTACGACCTCGTCTATCAGAGCCGCAGCGGGCCGCCCTCCCAGCCGTGGCTGGAGCCCGATGTCAACGACCGCCTCGCCGAACTGGCCGAGCAGGGCACCACCGCGGTGGTCGTCGTGCCCTACGGGTTCGTCTCCGACCACATGGAGGTCAAGTACGACCTCGACAACGAGGCGAGCGAGACCGCCCGCGAGCTGGGCCTGCACTACGTCCGCGCGCTCAGCCCGGGGACGCACCCGCGGTTCGTGACGATGGCGCGCGAACTCGTCGCCGAGCGCGCCGCCTGGGCCGAGCCCTTCGGCCTGACCTCCCTGCCGGCCTGCCACGACTGCCCCGAGGGCTGCTGCCGGCAGGGATGA
- a CDS encoding response regulator transcription factor, with amino-acid sequence MRVLVVEDEQVLADTVAVGLRRESMAVDVVYDGDSALEHVGVNDYDVVVLDRDLPGVHGDDVARALVAQSYTGRILMLTASAELEDKVEGLTLGADDYITKPFAFAELIARVRALGRRAVPPLPPVLRREGIELDPANHTVQRDGRNVSLTPKEFAVLEVLMRAGGTVVSAEGLLEKAWDEYADPFTNVVRVTVMTLRKKLGEPPVIQTVPGAGYRI; translated from the coding sequence GTGCGCGTACTCGTGGTCGAAGACGAGCAGGTTCTGGCCGACACGGTCGCCGTCGGGCTCCGCCGCGAGTCCATGGCCGTCGATGTGGTCTACGACGGCGACAGCGCATTGGAGCACGTCGGCGTCAACGACTACGACGTCGTCGTCCTCGACCGCGACCTGCCGGGAGTCCACGGCGACGACGTCGCCCGCGCCCTGGTCGCCCAGAGCTACACGGGCCGCATTCTGATGCTGACCGCCTCCGCCGAGCTGGAGGACAAGGTCGAGGGCCTGACCCTGGGCGCCGACGACTACATCACCAAGCCCTTCGCCTTCGCCGAGCTCATCGCCCGCGTCCGGGCGCTGGGCCGCCGGGCCGTCCCGCCGCTGCCGCCCGTGCTGCGCCGCGAGGGCATCGAGCTGGACCCGGCCAACCACACCGTCCAGCGCGACGGCCGGAACGTCTCCCTGACGCCCAAGGAGTTCGCCGTGCTGGAGGTGCTCATGCGCGCGGGCGGCACGGTGGTCAGCGCCGAAGGGCTGCTGGAGAAGGCCTGGGACGAGTACGCCGACCCGTTCACCAACGTCGTGCGCGTCACCGTCATGACACTGCGCAAGAAGCTCGGCGAGCCCCCGGTCATCCAGACGGTTCCCGGCGCGGGGTACCGGATTTGA
- a CDS encoding DUF4193 domain-containing protein, with protein sequence MATDYDSPRKTDEDINEDSLQELQARRVDKGTSTIDVDPDEVAEGMELPGADLSGEELAVRVLPRQADEFTCSRCFLVHHRSQLAEQRKGQLVCKECAA encoded by the coding sequence ATGGCCACCGATTACGACAGCCCGCGTAAGACCGACGAGGACATCAACGAGGACAGCCTGCAGGAGCTGCAGGCCCGCCGCGTCGACAAGGGCACCAGCACCATCGACGTCGACCCCGACGAGGTCGCCGAGGGGATGGAACTCCCCGGCGCCGACCTCTCCGGTGAGGAGTTGGCGGTCCGGGTGCTTCCGCGCCAGGCCGACGAGTTCACCTGCTCGCGCTGCTTCCTGGTGCACCACCGCAGCCAGTTGGCTGAGCAGAGGAAGGGGCAGCTCGTCTGCAAGGAGTGCGCCGCCTGA